CCGGCCACGAGATCGCCGACCGCTACGACATCACCGCCTTCTACCTCGCCGCCCTCGACCACGCGGGCCCCGCCTTCGCGGAGGCCACGCGGCTCGTGGCCCACGCGCCCGGCGCGGCCCTGTTCCACTGCTCGGCGGGCAAGGACCGCACCGGCCTGCTCGCCGCGCTGCTGCTCGAGTCCGTGGGCGTAGACCGCCAGACGGTGCTCGAGGACTTCGCGCTCAGCGACGCCCGCATCGAGCCCCTGCGCCAGCGCCTGCTCGAGCAGGCCGAGCGCGACGGCGTGCCGCGCGCCGAGTTCCGGCGCCTGCTCGGCGCTTCGCCGGAGCTGATGGAGCCGGCCCTCGAGCACCTCGACGACAGGCACGGCGGCGCCGTCGCCTACCTGGCGCGCGCCGGCGTGAGCGACGAGACGTTCGCGGCCCTCGAGGCGAAGCTGGTCGGTTGAGATGGCGGCCGCGCCGCTCTGGGTGATGGGGGCGGGCGGCCACGCCAAGGTCGTCGTCGACACGGCCAGAGCGGCCGGGCGACAGGTCGCGGCGCTGGTCGACAGGCGGCCGGAGCTGCGGGGCTCACTTGTCTTGGACGTGCCCGTCCTCGGCGAGGACACCGAGGTGCCCGACGACGTCGAGCTGGTCCTCGCCGTCGGCGACAACGGCGTGAGGGCGCGCCTCGCCGAGCGCCACGCCGGACGCGCGTTCGCCGTGCTCGTCCACCCGCGCGCCGTCCTCGCCGCCGACACCGAGGTGGGCTGCGGCACCGTCGTGTTCGCCAACGCCG
The window above is part of the Trueperaceae bacterium genome. Proteins encoded here:
- a CDS encoding tyrosine-protein phosphatase; translation: MSFTVAGSHASRFLPLEGTLNTRDLGGLPVAGGRLTQTGRVLRSDGPASLTDADLDLLESLPLTTVVDLRGPVECEREPSRFLSRASCRVHNVEVWSHINASGHEIADRYDITAFYLAALDHAGPAFAEATRLVAHAPGAALFHCSAGKDRTGLLAALLLESVGVDRQTVLEDFALSDARIEPLRQRLLEQAERDGVPRAEFRRLLGASPELMEPALEHLDDRHGGAVAYLARAGVSDETFAALEAKLVG
- a CDS encoding acetyltransferase; the encoded protein is MAAAPLWVMGAGGHAKVVVDTARAAGRQVAALVDRRPELRGSLVLDVPVLGEDTEVPDDVELVLAVGDNGVRARLAERHAGRAFAVLVHPRAVLAADTEVGCGTVVFANAVLQPGARVGRHAIVNTAAVIEHDCALADLVQVASGATLAGGVVAEEGAFVGAGATVLPGVRLGPWCVVGAGAVVVRDVPGGATVVGVPARELRR